In Treponema vincentii, a single window of DNA contains:
- a CDS encoding MBOAT family O-acyltransferase: MVLATFLSVLAVDPVFANPAQCNTLELLVALVSYTFVIYCDFSGYSDMAIGIGLLLGFEAPQNFNRPYLSQSVSEFWRRWHISFSSWLRDYVYFSFGGSRYGLVRTVIALVGTMLIAGVWHGGSIPFVLWGLLQGLACAAERVVAVLGKERRAAAINTAAGNQESLITATAVSDKPRRGIVRFAGRNIDMNRLLRIGRVFVFINISWLIFRSNTVREIALYFSSLKNITQPLRTVHWFVLVPLAAAFLLQIPKEETRRAYFARYVRLPLAVKAAAVVLFFVGLNIVSTSGIAPFIYFGF; encoded by the coding sequence ATGGTGCTGGCAACCTTTCTTTCCGTGCTTGCCGTCGATCCCGTATTTGCGAATCCTGCACAGTGTAATACCCTCGAATTGCTTGTCGCTTTGGTGTCGTATACGTTTGTCATTTATTGCGACTTTTCAGGTTATAGCGATATGGCAATCGGCATCGGGCTTTTGCTCGGCTTTGAAGCACCGCAGAACTTTAACCGGCCGTATCTTTCCCAATCGGTGAGTGAGTTTTGGCGGCGCTGGCATATCAGCTTTTCGTCGTGGCTGCGCGATTATGTGTACTTCTCCTTCGGCGGCTCACGCTACGGTTTAGTCCGCACGGTGATTGCGCTGGTCGGGACAATGCTCATCGCGGGGGTGTGGCACGGCGGTTCCATTCCCTTTGTGCTGTGGGGGTTGTTGCAGGGACTTGCCTGCGCCGCAGAGCGGGTAGTCGCTGTGCTTGGTAAAGAACGCCGCGCCGCCGCCATCAACACTGCTGCGGGCAACCAAGAATCTCTCATCACTGCAACGGCTGTATCCGATAAACCGCGCCGCGGCATAGTGCGGTTTGCCGGACGGAACATTGATATGAACCGGCTGCTTCGGATCGGGCGCGTTTTTGTGTTTATCAATATCAGCTGGCTGATTTTCCGGTCGAATACCGTGCGGGAAATTGCATTGTATTTTTCTTCGCTCAAGAATATCACACAGCCGCTCCGCACGGTGCATTGGTTTGTGCTGGTACCGCTCGCCGCCGCCTTTCTACTGCAAATCCCGAAAGAAGAGACACGCCGCGCGTATTTTGCACGGTATGTACGGCTGCCGCTTGCGGTGAAGGCCGCTGCCGTTGTGCTGTTTTTTGTCGGCCTCAACATTGTGTCGACGTCCGGCATCGCACCGTTTATCTACTTCGGATTTTAG
- a CDS encoding periplasmic-type flagellar collar protein FlbB, whose amino-acid sequence MRRRGSFGRVIVLLLLIIILVFGGLFWFSYLGLINARGVFSPVYSLFGLKTPAGVASPADADADLDADRYAKRLIALDVRSQELDKKEADVTAREKEAAQVSQELDDRLSIIEEKEKSFKQMMTERDMREANIDQIARYINGMQPEKAVANLLQMDDQDIIDVLRAVEAIAKKANKTSSVAYWFSLMPANRAADIQRKMANKPASLP is encoded by the coding sequence TTATTGATTATTATATTGGTTTTCGGCGGACTTTTTTGGTTCAGCTATCTCGGCTTAATCAATGCACGGGGAGTTTTTTCACCGGTATACTCGTTGTTCGGATTAAAGACGCCGGCAGGTGTCGCTTCTCCGGCTGATGCGGATGCGGATTTGGATGCCGACCGGTATGCAAAGCGGTTGATCGCCTTGGATGTCCGCTCGCAGGAGCTTGATAAAAAAGAGGCTGATGTTACTGCTCGCGAAAAAGAAGCGGCACAGGTATCACAGGAACTGGACGATCGGCTTTCTATTATAGAAGAAAAAGAAAAGTCTTTTAAACAGATGATGACGGAACGGGATATGCGGGAAGCGAATATCGACCAGATTGCACGGTATATCAACGGTATGCAGCCTGAGAAGGCGGTCGCAAACTTATTGCAAATGGATGATCAGGATATTATCGATGTGCTGCGGGCGGTAGAGGCAATTGCAAAAAAAGCAAACAAGACTTCTTCCGTTGCATATTGGTTCTCGTTGATGCCGGCGAATCGCGCCGCCGATATTCAGCGCAAGATGGCAAACAAACCGGCATCGCTTCCTTAA